The nucleotide sequence GGCATCCGTGTCATGAATATTCCCCAGCCCCACCTGCGCCGCGTTATTCACCACGGCATCGAGCTGCCCAAAAGCCGCTACGATATGCTGCACCAAATTTTTCGGCGCATCAGCCTCGGCCAGGTCCTGGATAAAGAGCGTGGCATTCTCCGCCCCCAGCTCCGCCACCGTCTGCTCGCCCAGATCACGCTCCAGTCCATGAATGAGCACCCGCGCCCCCTCCGCGACACATCGCTTCGCGATGGCTTTTCCGATGCCAGTGCAACTTCCTGTGACGAGAATAACTTTGTTTTTGAGGCGCATGCTGCCCATCTCTAATCAGAGCGGGCGCATTGTCATCACCAGCCTTCTCAAATACTCCAACTGCCTCTGCGGCGGCGCCTCATCCGCATGGCTCGGCAGAACGCCTTCCAGCGGCAACTCCAACGCACGACAAATGCTGCGATGGGCTTCTGCGCTGTCTTGATTGAGGTAAAAAGGCGCGATTTGCGGCCCAAAGCCAAACGTGGCGAACAAATCGCCGCTGAAGAGCAAACGATGCTTTTCCGAGTAAAAGCCGCAATGGCCATGCGTGTGCCCAGGGAGCGAAATGACACGCAAACCGCCCCAAACCGCGATTTCGTCGCCATCGCGCAAAAGACGCTGCGGACGAAAAGCGGGCATCAAAAGCACTTGGCGACCGATTTTCTCCAAAACGCCAGCCACGCGGCCCCAACCGGCATAAACGGCTCGGTTTTCGAAGTGTTCGAGATCTGCGGCGGGTCCAGCGATCCAAGCGCCATGCTCTTTGGCAAGCGCGGGAGCATTGAGCGTGTGATCGAGGTGCCCATGCGTGAGCAAGATGCCGCGAATCGGCAGATGTGACCACCCGCGCTCTTCCAGCGCCGCCTTCAAAGCCGCGCAGCCACCGATGAAGCCAGTGTCGATGAGATACAGCCCATCATCGTCCCGCAAGACGAAAAACTGCACGATCCACGTGCTGACGATGAGCAGGTCAGGCAGCATGATGTCACTTCGCCACACCGCTGATGCTGAAGTCGTCGTATTCGACGTCCACGGCATTCGTCGTGAGGCTGACGAGCGATTTCGTATCATGAGCGATGCCTGCGGAGGCGAAGCTGCCGACTTCTTTGCCGTCGATGCTGACGCTGATCGTGTCGCCGCTGGTGGTGACGACGAGGGTGTGCCACTCGCTGAGGCTGATCTTCGCAGGCACACGCGTCTGCTTCGTGGCGAGCATCTTCTTTTCGTCGTCCGTGAGTTGATTGGCCTTTTTGCGGTCGTAGAGGCCGCCTTCGAGGTTGAAGCCTCCCGTCTTTGCATCCGACAGATTCACCCCGGTCGGTGAAATGGATGCCTGGCAGATGTGGCCGGCGTGGGAGCCTTTGTAGTTCTTGTCGTCGAACCACACGTTGAAGCTCTTCGCCTTGTCGCTGACGAAGCGGAACTTCACCTTCACCTGGAGGTCCTTTTCTCCGGTGAACTTGATGTTATCGACCGCGCTGTGGTCGGAGGTCGGTGCCGTGATGCCGACGAGCACGCCGTCTTTGACGACGCTGGAGCTTTTGTAGTGTCCCCAGGCCTTGCCGAAGCCCTCGGCACTGAAGTCGTCGGAGAAAATGACGCGTGGGTAATCGGCGGCGAAGGCGGTAGTGGCGAGCAGTGTAAAGGCGAGCAGTGATTTCATGGGACGATGTGAACGCCCCGGAAGGCACAAACCTTCACCGAACTCACACGGGCCGCAGCACGCTCTTCACGACTTCGCCTTTGTGCATCTTTTCGAAGGCTTCGTGCCATTCGGTGACGGGCCAGACGCCGCCGATGATGGGTTTCACATCAAACTGACCGCTGCTCATGAGGGCGATGACGCGCTCCCAGATCGGCCAGTTGTGGCTGAAGCTGCCTTGCAGCGTGATATTTTTCTGCACGAGCGGGTCCATGTTGAAGCCGAGTGGTTGCGGTCCCCAGCCGACTTTGGAAATCCATCCGGCAGGACGGACGATGTCGAGGGCGATCTTCAGCGTGACACTCGCTCCAGCGGCATCGATGACGCCGTCGCAGCCGAGGCCGTCACGTTCCATGGCCCAGGGCTTGGCGTCGCCGATGATGACTTCGCAGCCATAGTGCTTGCGGGCTAGTTCGAGGCGATGCGCATCCTGCTGGAGGCCGACGATGGCGACTTGAGCGCCACATTGTTTGGCCATCGCCGCGCAAAGGATGCCGATGGTTCCCGGCCCGAGCACGACTACGCGGTCACCGGGCTCGATGCGGGCGTTTTTGACGACGGCGTTGTAGGCGACGCAGCAGGGCTCCGTGAGGCAGGCCTGCTCAAACGGCACATGATCCGGCACATGGTGCAGGATGCGGCTGGGCACG is from Verrucomicrobiaceae bacterium and encodes:
- a CDS encoding MBL fold metallo-hydrolase, giving the protein MLPDLLIVSTWIVQFFVLRDDDGLYLIDTGFIGGCAALKAALEERGWSHLPIRGILLTHGHLDHTLNAPALAKEHGAWIAGPAADLEHFENRAVYAGWGRVAGVLEKIGRQVLLMPAFRPQRLLRDGDEIAVWGGLRVISLPGHTHGHCGFYSEKHRLLFSGDLFATFGFGPQIAPFYLNQDSAEAHRSICRALELPLEGVLPSHADEAPPQRQLEYLRRLVMTMRPL
- a CDS encoding DUF1080 domain-containing protein, with the translated sequence MKSLLAFTLLATTAFAADYPRVIFSDDFSAEGFGKAWGHYKSSSVVKDGVLVGITAPTSDHSAVDNIKFTGEKDLQVKVKFRFVSDKAKSFNVWFDDKNYKGSHAGHICQASISPTGVNLSDAKTGGFNLEGGLYDRKKANQLTDDEKKMLATKQTRVPAKISLSEWHTLVVTTSGDTISVSIDGKEVGSFASAGIAHDTKSLVSLTTNAVDVEYDDFSISGVAK
- a CDS encoding zinc-binding dehydrogenase, which produces MKSAAVVNFAPEKGSVEIREIEKPTIGAEDVLLEVANVGVCGSDLHQWTSDHSWPVNYPVVLGHEFGGHIIEVGKDVEGWKEGDRVVSETAAIISKDNPMTRRGLYNLDSTRKGFGYGVNGAMTKYVRVPSRILHHVPDHVPFEQACLTEPCCVAYNAVVKNARIEPGDRVVVLGPGTIGILCAAMAKQCGAQVAIVGLQQDAHRLELARKHYGCEVIIGDAKPWAMERDGLGCDGVIDAAGASVTLKIALDIVRPAGWISKVGWGPQPLGFNMDPLVQKNITLQGSFSHNWPIWERVIALMSSGQFDVKPIIGGVWPVTEWHEAFEKMHKGEVVKSVLRPV